In Dunckerocampus dactyliophorus isolate RoL2022-P2 chromosome 14, RoL_Ddac_1.1, whole genome shotgun sequence, one DNA window encodes the following:
- the LOC129194310 gene encoding gonadotropin subunit beta-2-like, whose amino-acid sequence MAPKMLTLVWTIYAFWWINIPEASCATVFFPSCHPVIQKVSLEKDGCLSCHIVEAAICEGYCFNKDPVYMDAPWLTGPQKACVYEEVHYEKFKLSNCLPGVDPWIKYPVAISCKCKGYSPETTHNLMTPNDPDQCLHDDFGQDGYRVIH is encoded by the exons ATGGCCCCGAAGATGTTGACCTTGGTTTGGACCATCTATGCTTTTTGGTGGATCAACATTCCAG aagcATCATGTGCCACCGTGTTCTTTCCATCGTGTCATCCGGTCATTCAAAAAGTGTCCTTGGAGAAAGACGGATGTCTCTCGTGTCACATTGTTGAGGCGGCCATCTGTGAGGGTTATTGCTTCAACAAG GACCCGGTCTACATGGATGCCCCCTGGCTCACCGGCCCCCAGAAGGCATGCGTGTACGAGGAAGTGCATTACGAAAAGTTCAAGCTGTCCAACTGCCTTCCAGGAGTGGACCCATGGATCAAGTACCCCGTGGCAATCAGTTGCAAATGTAAAGGCTACTCTCCCGAAACAACCCACAATCTCATGACACCCAACGACCCTGACCAATGTCTTCATGATGACTTTGGCCAAGATGGCTATAGAGTCATCCACTGA